The proteins below are encoded in one region of Paenarthrobacter ilicis:
- the argF gene encoding ornithine carbamoyltransferase yields MTTSTTTRHFLKDTDLSPAEQAEVLALAARMKASPYSVQPFAAEGNGRKTVAVIFDKTSTRTRVSFATGIADMGGNALIINPGEAQIGHKESVEDTAKVLERMVSTIVWRTGAHSGLVAMAENSKVPVINALCDDYHPCQLLADLLTVKEHKGELAGLTMAYLGDSANNMANSYLLAGVTAGMHVRISGPEGYLPAAHIVAAAEERAAETGGSVLVTADAGEALKGADVVATDTWVSMGQESEKEARMQLFREYSVDEAAMAQAAPDAVVLHCLPAYRGYEISAGVIDGPQSIVWDEAENRLHAQKALMAWLMHRSGLAFVEGLSPVEGTGESTF; encoded by the coding sequence GTGACCACCTCCACCACCACCCGTCACTTCCTGAAGGACACGGACCTGAGCCCTGCTGAACAGGCCGAAGTCCTGGCGCTCGCCGCCCGGATGAAGGCCTCGCCGTACAGCGTGCAGCCCTTCGCTGCCGAGGGCAACGGCCGCAAAACTGTGGCCGTGATTTTCGATAAGACCTCCACGAGGACACGCGTCTCGTTCGCCACGGGCATCGCGGACATGGGCGGCAACGCCCTGATCATCAATCCCGGTGAGGCGCAGATCGGCCACAAGGAATCCGTGGAGGACACCGCGAAGGTCCTGGAACGCATGGTGTCCACCATTGTGTGGAGGACAGGTGCGCACTCGGGCCTGGTGGCCATGGCGGAGAACTCCAAGGTCCCCGTGATCAACGCCTTGTGCGACGATTACCATCCCTGCCAACTCCTTGCCGACCTCCTCACGGTGAAGGAGCACAAGGGCGAACTGGCGGGACTGACCATGGCTTACCTGGGGGACTCGGCCAACAACATGGCCAACTCCTACCTGCTGGCCGGTGTCACTGCCGGCATGCATGTCCGCATCTCGGGTCCGGAGGGTTACCTTCCTGCCGCCCACATCGTGGCTGCTGCTGAAGAACGTGCCGCGGAGACGGGTGGGTCTGTGCTGGTCACGGCCGATGCCGGCGAAGCACTCAAGGGTGCCGACGTGGTGGCGACGGATACGTGGGTGTCCATGGGCCAGGAGTCCGAGAAGGAAGCGCGGATGCAGTTGTTCCGCGAGTACTCCGTGGATGAGGCAGCGATGGCACAGGCTGCTCCTGATGCCGTGGTGCTTCACTGCCTCCCTGCGTACCGTGGCTACGAAATTTCCGCCGGTGTCATTGACGGGCCGCAGTCGATCGTCTGGGACGAGGCCGAGAACCGCCTGCACGCCCAGAAGGCACTTATGGCCTGGTTGATGCACCGCTCCGGTCTGGCATTCGTGGAGGGGCTTTCGCCCGTCGAGGGAACCGGCGAGAGCACCTTCTAG
- the argH gene encoding argininosuccinate lyase, translating to MTSDTNEGALWGGRFAGGPADALAALSKSTHFDWRLARYDIAGSMAHARVLAKAGLLDDAELEGMLAALTQLDEDVASGAYLPAESDEDVHGSLERGLIERAGTQLGGKLRAGRSRNDQVATLGRMFLRDHARIIAKGVLATVDALLDQAKAHHGVAMPGRTHLQHAQPVLLSHHLLAHAWALLRDVQRLQDWDKRAGVSPYGSGALAGSSLGLDPEAVAADLGFYSAVHNSIDGTASRDVFAEFAWVCSMIGVDLSRISEEVIFWATKEFSFVTLHDSYSTGSSIMPQKKNPDVAELARGKAGRLIGNLTGLLATLKGLPLAYNRDLQEDKEPVFDAADTLEVLLPAVSGMIATLTFNTERMESLAPQGFALATDIAEWLVRQGVPFREAHELSGAAVKQAESRGVELWDLTDEEYAAISEHLTPAVRSVLSTEGSLNSRNSQGGTAPAAVERQMAALEAELESARHYAG from the coding sequence ATGACCAGCGATACAAACGAAGGCGCTCTGTGGGGCGGCCGGTTCGCCGGCGGCCCCGCAGACGCGCTGGCCGCGCTCAGTAAGTCGACGCACTTTGACTGGCGCCTGGCCCGCTACGACATCGCCGGTTCCATGGCGCACGCACGCGTGCTGGCCAAAGCCGGGCTGCTTGACGATGCTGAGTTGGAAGGCATGCTCGCCGCCCTCACGCAATTGGACGAGGACGTCGCCAGTGGCGCCTACCTGCCTGCAGAGAGCGACGAGGACGTCCACGGCTCCTTGGAACGTGGGCTGATCGAGCGGGCTGGAACCCAACTGGGTGGAAAGCTCCGCGCCGGCCGTTCACGGAACGACCAAGTGGCAACCCTGGGGCGCATGTTCCTGCGGGACCACGCGCGCATCATTGCCAAGGGTGTCCTGGCAACCGTTGATGCCCTCCTGGACCAGGCAAAGGCCCATCACGGCGTTGCCATGCCAGGGCGCACCCACTTGCAGCACGCCCAGCCGGTCCTTCTGAGCCATCACTTGCTGGCACACGCGTGGGCCTTGCTCCGCGATGTGCAGAGGCTCCAGGACTGGGACAAGCGCGCCGGTGTTTCGCCGTATGGTTCGGGTGCGCTGGCGGGTTCATCGCTGGGCCTTGATCCTGAGGCCGTTGCTGCGGATCTTGGCTTCTACTCGGCCGTGCACAACTCGATCGACGGCACCGCCTCGCGCGATGTTTTCGCCGAGTTCGCCTGGGTTTGCTCCATGATCGGCGTGGACCTGTCCCGGATCTCCGAGGAAGTCATCTTCTGGGCCACCAAGGAGTTCTCCTTCGTGACCCTCCATGACTCCTACTCCACAGGGTCATCCATCATGCCGCAGAAGAAGAACCCGGACGTTGCCGAGCTTGCCCGCGGCAAGGCCGGCCGCCTCATCGGCAACCTCACCGGCCTCCTGGCAACCCTGAAGGGCCTCCCGCTTGCATATAACCGGGACCTTCAGGAAGACAAGGAGCCGGTCTTCGACGCAGCAGACACCCTGGAAGTCCTTCTTCCGGCCGTGTCAGGGATGATCGCCACGCTGACGTTCAACACGGAACGCATGGAGTCGTTGGCGCCGCAGGGCTTCGCGTTGGCAACGGACATTGCCGAGTGGCTTGTCCGCCAAGGCGTTCCCTTCCGCGAAGCCCACGAGCTTTCCGGCGCTGCCGTCAAGCAGGCCGAAAGCCGTGGCGTGGAGCTGTGGGATCTGACCGACGAAGAGTACGCAGCTATCTCGGAGCACCTGACTCCAGCGGTCCGGAGTGTACTCAGCACCGAAGGTTCGCTGAACAGCCGCAATTCGCAGGGCGGCACCGCACCGGCCGCCGTCGAACGCCAAATGGCAGCGCTCGAAGCGGAACTTGAGTCGGCGCGTCACTACGCCGGCTGA
- a CDS encoding HelD family protein, whose protein sequence is MHDADLVHEQEYVAGLYARLDELRAEKRAQLAQVRKSGAVGTMQNVSERDAFAALYEDRLAQLDAVDDRLVFGRLDLDSGEAQYIGRIGLSTADLQRLMVDWRAPEAGHFYQATAFDRQGVRRRRHLILQGRDVKAIEDDVLDAGLLADDESLQGEGALLAALNSKRTGRMSDIVGTIQSEQDRIIRSSISGALVVQGGPGTGKTAVALHRAAYLLYTHRERLKSAGVLLVGPSSSFMHYIERVLPSLGETGVVMASLGRLMPGIHAIPEDNADVAALKGKLDMAKVVANAVANRQRTPAEDRVLEVDSRKLTLTVRQVRRAREKARATGKPHNEARLTFVKILLRELTEQLTDMVEEANIGNNADRAYLAEDVRSARDVRIALNLCWMPMTPEKLISELFSKPAILEACTPHLTPDQRALLQRPVDAPWTEADVPLLDEAAELLGELDAAAGRGLAQQEADRARDVANAKQTLANMESMGVDVLMTAEELADQNQEREARLSAAERATSDRSWAFGHIVVDEAQELSPMQWRLLVRRCPLKSFTIVGDIAQTSAAAGANSWQSALAPSFGDRWTLEELTVNYRTPSQIAEAAVRMANRAGLVVSAPKAVREGKWSPVVDRVEEGGIVRRLVEVLPEEVDALDGGLLAVIADGALLPQATAALREIYGKRIGSGAGSYEQDIVVISPKEAKGLEFDGVVVLEPADMLNHEHGKVGDLYVAMTRATQRLRLIAAAPVPAGIER, encoded by the coding sequence ATGCACGACGCTGATTTGGTCCACGAGCAGGAATATGTGGCGGGGCTGTATGCCCGGCTGGATGAGCTGCGCGCAGAGAAGCGCGCCCAGTTGGCCCAGGTGCGCAAGTCCGGTGCGGTCGGAACCATGCAGAACGTTTCCGAACGTGACGCGTTCGCGGCACTGTACGAAGACCGCCTCGCCCAACTCGACGCCGTCGACGACCGCTTGGTGTTCGGCCGCCTGGATCTCGACTCAGGGGAAGCCCAGTACATTGGCCGCATTGGCCTGTCCACGGCTGACCTCCAGAGGCTCATGGTCGATTGGCGCGCCCCGGAAGCAGGCCACTTCTACCAGGCCACCGCGTTCGACCGTCAAGGTGTGCGCCGCCGTCGCCACCTGATCCTGCAGGGCCGTGACGTCAAGGCGATCGAGGACGACGTCCTGGACGCCGGTCTCCTGGCCGATGACGAATCCCTCCAGGGCGAGGGCGCTCTTCTGGCAGCGCTGAACTCCAAGCGCACGGGCCGCATGTCCGACATCGTGGGAACCATCCAGTCGGAGCAGGACAGGATCATCCGTTCCTCGATTTCCGGGGCACTGGTGGTTCAGGGTGGTCCAGGTACCGGCAAGACGGCAGTCGCCCTGCACCGCGCTGCCTACCTGCTGTATACGCACAGGGAACGGCTCAAGAGCGCCGGCGTCCTTTTGGTGGGTCCTTCGTCCTCGTTCATGCACTACATCGAACGCGTGTTGCCGTCTCTGGGTGAAACAGGTGTGGTCATGGCCAGCCTGGGACGCCTGATGCCGGGCATCCATGCGATCCCTGAGGACAACGCCGATGTTGCGGCGCTCAAGGGCAAGCTGGACATGGCCAAGGTGGTGGCCAACGCCGTAGCCAACCGCCAACGTACTCCCGCCGAGGACCGTGTGCTGGAAGTTGACTCGAGGAAGCTGACGTTGACGGTCCGTCAGGTGCGCCGTGCACGTGAAAAGGCCCGGGCAACGGGGAAGCCTCACAATGAGGCACGGCTGACATTCGTCAAGATCCTTCTCCGGGAGCTCACGGAGCAGTTGACGGACATGGTGGAGGAAGCCAATATCGGCAACAACGCCGATCGCGCCTATCTGGCGGAAGACGTCCGTTCCGCCAGGGATGTCCGTATTGCGCTCAACCTGTGCTGGATGCCCATGACCCCTGAAAAGCTCATTTCGGAGCTCTTCAGCAAGCCGGCCATCCTGGAGGCGTGCACGCCGCACCTCACCCCGGATCAGCGCGCGCTCCTGCAGCGCCCTGTGGATGCCCCGTGGACCGAAGCCGACGTGCCGCTCCTGGACGAGGCTGCCGAGTTGCTGGGCGAGCTTGACGCCGCAGCGGGCAGGGGACTGGCCCAGCAGGAAGCGGATCGCGCCCGCGACGTCGCCAACGCCAAGCAGACCTTGGCCAATATGGAATCGATGGGCGTCGACGTCCTCATGACGGCCGAGGAGTTGGCGGACCAAAACCAGGAACGCGAGGCCCGCCTGAGTGCGGCAGAGCGTGCCACCAGTGATCGCTCGTGGGCTTTCGGGCACATCGTGGTGGACGAGGCCCAGGAACTTTCGCCCATGCAGTGGCGGCTTCTGGTGCGGCGTTGCCCCCTGAAGTCCTTCACCATCGTGGGCGACATCGCTCAAACCAGTGCCGCGGCCGGTGCGAATTCGTGGCAAAGTGCCCTGGCGCCGTCGTTCGGTGACCGCTGGACCCTTGAGGAACTGACGGTCAATTACCGCACGCCGTCACAGATCGCTGAGGCTGCCGTGCGCATGGCCAACCGGGCCGGCCTGGTGGTGTCCGCGCCCAAGGCGGTCCGTGAAGGCAAATGGTCGCCGGTGGTGGACCGTGTTGAGGAGGGCGGCATTGTGCGTCGTCTGGTTGAGGTGCTGCCGGAGGAAGTGGACGCGCTCGACGGCGGCCTGCTGGCAGTAATTGCCGATGGCGCCTTGCTTCCCCAGGCCACGGCTGCCCTTCGGGAAATCTACGGCAAACGTATTGGCAGCGGTGCCGGAAGTTACGAGCAGGACATTGTGGTGATCAGCCCGAAGGAAGCCAAGGGCTTGGAATTCGACGGTGTGGTGGTGCTCGAGCCGGCAGACATGCTGAACCACGAGCACGGCAAGGTGGGCGATCTCTACGTGGCCATGACCCGTGCCACGCAACGCCTCCGGCTGATTGCGGCGGCGCCGGTTCCGGCCGGTATTGAGCGTTAG
- a CDS encoding argininosuccinate synthase: protein MTERIVLAYSGGLDTSVAIGWIGEATGAEVIAVAVDVGQGGESLETIRQRALGCGAVEAYVADARDEFANEYAMPTLKANALYQGHYPLVSAISRPVIVKHLVKAAREFGATTVAHGCTGKGNDQVRFEVGIQTLGPDLKCIAPVRDLALTRDKAIAFAEEKGLPIETTKKNPYSIDQNVWGRAVETGYLEDIWNAPTKDIYDYTATPEFPPAPDEVTISFQAGVPVAIDGVKVTPLQAIQELNRRAGAQGVGRIDVVEDRLVGIKSREIYEAPGAMALITAHKHLEDITIEREQARFKATVGQRWSELVYDGQWFSPLKRSLDAFIEDTQQYVSGDIRMVLHGGQAIVNGRRSETSLYDFDLATYDTGDTFDQSMARGFIELWGMSSKVASGRDLRVAGE from the coding sequence GTGACTGAGCGCATTGTTCTGGCCTACTCCGGTGGCCTTGATACGTCCGTAGCCATCGGCTGGATCGGTGAAGCCACCGGCGCCGAGGTCATCGCTGTGGCCGTCGACGTCGGACAGGGCGGCGAGTCCCTGGAGACCATCCGCCAGCGCGCACTCGGTTGCGGCGCGGTCGAGGCTTACGTGGCTGACGCCCGCGATGAATTCGCCAACGAATACGCCATGCCCACCCTGAAGGCCAACGCCCTCTACCAGGGCCACTACCCCTTGGTTTCCGCGATCTCGCGTCCGGTGATCGTCAAGCACCTGGTCAAGGCTGCCCGCGAATTCGGTGCCACCACCGTTGCCCATGGCTGCACCGGCAAGGGCAACGACCAGGTTCGCTTCGAGGTCGGCATCCAGACCCTTGGTCCGGACCTGAAGTGCATCGCACCCGTCCGTGACCTCGCCCTGACCCGCGACAAGGCCATTGCCTTCGCCGAGGAAAAGGGTCTGCCGATCGAGACCACCAAGAAGAACCCGTACTCGATCGACCAGAACGTCTGGGGACGCGCCGTCGAAACCGGTTACCTCGAGGACATCTGGAACGCTCCCACCAAGGACATCTACGACTACACCGCCACCCCGGAATTCCCGCCGGCGCCGGACGAGGTCACCATTTCCTTCCAGGCCGGCGTGCCGGTAGCAATCGACGGCGTCAAGGTCACCCCGCTGCAGGCCATCCAGGAACTGAACCGCCGTGCAGGCGCGCAGGGTGTTGGCCGCATCGACGTCGTTGAAGACCGCCTGGTGGGCATCAAGTCCCGCGAGATCTACGAAGCTCCGGGCGCCATGGCGCTGATCACCGCACACAAGCACCTCGAAGACATCACCATCGAGCGCGAGCAGGCCCGTTTCAAGGCAACCGTTGGCCAGCGCTGGTCCGAACTGGTGTACGACGGCCAGTGGTTCTCCCCGCTGAAGCGCTCCCTGGACGCCTTCATCGAGGACACCCAGCAGTACGTGTCCGGCGACATCCGCATGGTTCTCCATGGTGGCCAGGCGATCGTCAACGGCCGCCGCTCCGAGACTTCGCTCTACGACTTCGATCTCGCCACCTACGACACCGGCGATACTTTCGACCAGTCCATGGCACGCGGCTTCATCGAGCTGTGGGGCATGTCGTCCAAGGTTGCTTCCGGTCGCGACCTGCGGGTTGCCGGCGAATGA
- a CDS encoding AlkA N-terminal domain-containing protein gives MDFLQRYRAIDARDTRFDGQFFTAVSSTGIYCRPSCPARTPKAANVTFYETSAAAHEAGYRACKRCLPEAVPGTPAWNIRSDVAGRAMRLINDGVINREGVAGLAQRLGYSVRQINRILTQEVGASPLSLARAGRAQTARTLLVSTNMLLADVAFAAGFNSVRQFNETIGGVFAMTPSAVRATAARRSGDADHRGGQPATLTLSLPYREPFDPGIFDFLTVRAVPGIEAGTAGADGSRSYARTLRLPSGDSVFAVTYTPGAAGKPLLLKATMTDLQDLPALLSRVRRLLDLDADPQAIDAALGADPRLSDSVAALPGMRLPGAMDPQELLIRAMIGQQITVAAARTALTQLSAAGSASEVDGDLRRRFPTPAEIASNGGGLLRGPRRRIESILSAAEAMATGALDFGYGDDVRHLEEKLLPLPGVGPWTVGYVAMRVLGAPDVYLANDAAVRNGLKELPSGMELNSDFREVSPWRSYATMHLWRAATRRQRQRDVREKPAGSSGM, from the coding sequence ATGGACTTTTTGCAGCGGTACCGGGCGATCGATGCGCGCGACACCCGCTTTGACGGGCAGTTCTTCACGGCCGTGAGTTCAACAGGGATTTACTGCCGGCCGTCATGTCCGGCGCGGACCCCGAAAGCTGCGAATGTCACCTTTTACGAGACCTCGGCGGCTGCCCACGAAGCAGGGTACCGGGCGTGCAAGCGGTGTTTGCCAGAGGCGGTCCCAGGGACGCCGGCCTGGAACATCCGGTCCGATGTGGCCGGGCGTGCCATGAGGCTCATCAACGACGGAGTCATTAACCGGGAGGGCGTGGCGGGACTTGCGCAACGGCTGGGATATTCCGTCCGGCAGATCAACCGCATCCTGACGCAGGAGGTGGGAGCCAGTCCCCTGTCATTGGCACGGGCCGGGAGGGCGCAGACGGCCAGGACACTCCTGGTATCCACCAATATGCTCCTGGCCGACGTCGCGTTCGCGGCGGGCTTCAACAGCGTCCGGCAATTCAACGAAACCATTGGCGGGGTATTTGCCATGACGCCCAGCGCGGTGCGCGCCACGGCAGCGCGACGAAGCGGGGATGCGGACCACCGGGGCGGGCAACCTGCAACCCTGACGTTGAGCCTGCCATACCGCGAGCCTTTCGACCCGGGAATCTTCGACTTCCTTACCGTCCGGGCGGTACCCGGTATCGAGGCCGGCACCGCCGGCGCAGACGGATCGCGGAGCTACGCCCGCACACTTCGCCTCCCGAGCGGCGACTCGGTCTTCGCTGTGACGTACACGCCGGGAGCGGCAGGCAAGCCACTGCTGTTGAAGGCGACCATGACCGATCTTCAGGATCTTCCCGCACTCTTGAGCCGCGTCCGGCGACTGCTCGACCTCGACGCCGATCCCCAGGCAATCGATGCCGCGCTTGGAGCTGACCCCCGGCTCAGTGACAGCGTTGCCGCCCTCCCCGGGATGCGGTTGCCCGGCGCCATGGACCCCCAGGAATTGCTGATCCGCGCAATGATCGGCCAGCAGATCACCGTGGCAGCAGCTCGAACGGCCCTGACGCAGCTCTCTGCGGCCGGTTCCGCGTCGGAAGTCGATGGAGATCTGCGGCGCCGCTTCCCGACGCCGGCAGAAATTGCCTCCAACGGGGGCGGGCTGCTTCGCGGCCCGCGGCGAAGGATCGAATCCATTCTCTCCGCGGCCGAAGCCATGGCCACAGGCGCCCTGGACTTTGGCTACGGCGACGACGTCAGGCACCTCGAGGAGAAACTACTGCCCCTGCCCGGAGTGGGGCCCTGGACGGTGGGGTACGTTGCCATGCGCGTCCTGGGTGCGCCGGATGTCTACCTGGCCAACGATGCCGCTGTCCGGAACGGGCTGAAAGAACTCCCCTCCGGCATGGAGCTGAATTCCGATTTCCGGGAAGTCAGCCCATGGCGCTCCTATGCCACCATGCACCTGTGGCGTGCGGCCACCCGCCGCCAAAGGCAGCGGGATGTGAGAGAGAAACCCGCAGGAAGCAGCGGGATGTGA
- a CDS encoding acetylornithine transaminase — protein sequence MSTELSNNAATALVTQSSGADWLARYSSSLMGVFGTPQRVLVRGAGCLVWDADGKEYLDLLGGIAVNALGHAHPFVTSVISSQLATLGHVSNFFTSPTQIALAEKLLAISNAPSGSKVFFANSGTEANEAAFKLARRNNGDGKRTKIIALEGAFHGRTMGALALTAKQAYRAPFEPLPGGVVHIPFGDIEALRSAVDDSTAAVFLEPIQGEAGVRPLSAEYLQAAREVTTAAGALLILDEVQTGIGRTGKWLATEDAGIVPDAVTLAKGLGGGFPVGALITFGSTTSALLTAGQHGTTFGGNPVATAAALATLHAIESQGVLQNVQAVGEYLRQGIAAVDHVTEVRGEGLLIGFDVDADLAPAMVSAALDAGFIINSPGPRTIRLAPPLILTHDQADRFLGALPALIATATANTAKDAQ from the coding sequence ATGAGCACCGAACTAAGCAACAACGCCGCAACCGCACTGGTCACCCAGAGTTCGGGTGCTGACTGGCTTGCCCGTTACTCGTCCTCGCTCATGGGTGTCTTCGGCACGCCGCAGCGGGTGTTGGTTCGCGGCGCCGGCTGCCTCGTGTGGGACGCCGACGGCAAGGAATACCTGGATCTGCTGGGCGGCATTGCCGTTAACGCGCTGGGCCATGCCCACCCGTTCGTCACCTCGGTGATCTCCAGCCAGCTGGCCACCCTGGGGCACGTCTCCAACTTTTTCACCAGCCCCACGCAGATCGCGCTCGCCGAGAAACTGCTGGCCATCTCCAATGCCCCCTCCGGTTCCAAGGTGTTCTTCGCCAACTCCGGCACGGAAGCCAACGAGGCCGCTTTCAAGCTGGCGCGCCGCAACAACGGTGATGGCAAGCGCACCAAAATCATCGCGCTGGAAGGGGCCTTCCACGGCCGCACCATGGGGGCCTTGGCGCTCACCGCCAAACAGGCTTACCGTGCGCCGTTCGAACCACTGCCCGGTGGTGTGGTCCACATTCCTTTCGGTGACATCGAAGCCCTCCGGTCCGCCGTCGACGATTCCACAGCGGCAGTGTTCCTGGAACCGATCCAGGGCGAGGCAGGCGTGCGGCCGCTCAGCGCCGAATACCTGCAGGCGGCCCGCGAGGTGACCACAGCTGCCGGTGCGCTGTTGATTCTTGACGAGGTCCAGACCGGTATTGGCCGTACCGGCAAGTGGTTGGCCACCGAGGATGCGGGCATCGTTCCCGACGCTGTCACGCTGGCCAAGGGACTCGGTGGCGGCTTCCCCGTGGGGGCGCTGATCACTTTCGGCAGCACGACGTCGGCCCTGCTCACCGCTGGACAGCACGGCACCACCTTCGGCGGAAACCCGGTGGCGACAGCCGCTGCACTGGCCACGCTGCACGCGATCGAAAGCCAGGGCGTGCTCCAGAACGTCCAGGCCGTGGGGGAGTACCTGCGCCAGGGGATTGCCGCCGTCGATCACGTCACGGAGGTCCGTGGCGAGGGCCTTCTGATCGGTTTCGACGTTGACGCCGATCTTGCCCCCGCCATGGTGTCCGCCGCTTTGGACGCCGGTTTCATCATTAACAGCCCGGGGCCGCGGACCATCCGCCTGGCTCCGCCGCTGATTCTGACCCATGACCAGGCAGACCGCTTCCTGGGCGCCCTTCCCGCCTTGATCGCCACGGCTACCGCCAATACCGCTAAGGATGCACAGTGA
- a CDS encoding maleylpyruvate isomerase family mycothiol-dependent enzyme: MTQITPGTLPAELHKAAGTLTRLLAKLDETTVKDQSTLPGWTRGHVLAHIEGISHAMARQLEYARRGETVELYDGGMEGRTKAIELAAGHSLAEHREDLGAAVARALAAVDEVSGGDWQAPIAYRDGTVFDGGLALWRELTIHGSDLDVGFGAETWSRPFCEHLISFLAARVPGPYKLVLQPTGLPQMTVGTGGTSIAITGMLTDIAAWLAGREPSLGSLRATAAADGVELPALLPWPAAQPTTNQPTTTNQPTTTR; encoded by the coding sequence ATGACTCAGATCACCCCTGGGACGCTGCCCGCAGAGCTTCACAAAGCCGCCGGCACTCTCACACGCCTCCTGGCCAAACTGGACGAAACCACCGTCAAGGACCAGTCAACGCTGCCCGGCTGGACCCGCGGTCACGTCCTCGCCCACATCGAAGGAATCTCCCATGCCATGGCCCGCCAGCTCGAGTACGCGAGGCGTGGCGAAACGGTGGAACTCTACGACGGCGGCATGGAAGGCCGTACCAAGGCAATCGAACTGGCCGCCGGGCACAGCCTCGCCGAGCACCGCGAAGACCTGGGCGCTGCGGTCGCCAGGGCCCTCGCCGCAGTGGACGAAGTGTCCGGTGGCGACTGGCAGGCTCCCATCGCCTACCGCGACGGTACGGTGTTCGACGGCGGGCTGGCACTCTGGCGCGAGCTCACCATCCATGGCTCGGACCTGGATGTGGGTTTTGGAGCCGAGACATGGAGCCGCCCTTTCTGTGAGCACCTGATCTCGTTCCTTGCGGCGCGGGTTCCCGGGCCGTACAAGCTTGTTCTGCAGCCGACAGGTCTTCCCCAGATGACCGTGGGGACCGGGGGAACATCCATCGCCATCACGGGCATGCTTACCGACATTGCTGCCTGGCTCGCGGGACGCGAACCCAGCCTGGGCAGCCTCCGGGCCACCGCAGCTGCCGACGGCGTGGAGCTCCCCGCGCTCCTGCCCTGGCCCGCCGCACAACCCACCACGAACCAACCCACCACCACGAACCAACCCACCACCACCCGCTAA
- a CDS encoding arginine repressor: protein MSTNPSVPGASPATKTARQARITAILTGESVRSQAELAALLADDGVMVTQATLSRDLVELGAVRVRGKDGALVYAVPGEGGDRNAKSGVTQEILDARLTRLCGELLVTAEASGNIAVLRTPPGAANFLALAVDHSVMPSVLGTIAGDDTLLLVARDPDGGAELAARFLRMAEEAGPGN from the coding sequence GTGTCCACCAACCCGTCCGTGCCGGGCGCCAGCCCGGCCACCAAGACTGCCCGCCAGGCCCGCATCACCGCGATCCTGACCGGTGAGTCCGTGCGTTCCCAGGCAGAGCTTGCGGCCCTGCTGGCGGACGACGGCGTCATGGTCACCCAAGCGACGCTGTCCCGCGATCTCGTGGAACTCGGCGCAGTCAGGGTCCGTGGCAAGGACGGCGCGTTGGTTTATGCGGTCCCCGGCGAAGGTGGAGACCGCAACGCCAAGAGCGGCGTGACCCAGGAAATCCTCGATGCCAGGCTCACCCGGTTGTGCGGTGAACTCCTGGTCACCGCGGAGGCGTCGGGCAACATCGCGGTGCTGAGGACCCCGCCAGGTGCTGCCAACTTCCTGGCACTTGCCGTGGACCACTCCGTGATGCCCTCGGTATTGGGTACGATCGCAGGCGACGACACATTGCTGCTGGTCGCCCGGGATCCTGATGGCGGAGCGGAATTGGCAGCGCGGTTCCTGCGCATGGCCGAGGAAGCCGGCCCCGGTAACTGA
- a CDS encoding DNA-3-methyladenine glycosylase — protein sequence MDLIEGDYIREPGEIREYLSGDPRILGPAFLGAVLTHHSAAGTVSVRLTEVEAYMGPRDSVTPDPGSHTYGGPTPRNAPMFGPPGYLYVYFTYGMHYCANIVCGPAGSASALLLRAGKILEGEGLAALRRPAAKTSKDLASGPAKLASALGLTTADTGRDALAEPFSLWLPQRPAPAVASGPRVGVAGPGGSTDYPWRFWVEDDPTVSRYKAAKPRKRDPAVQAFPADDPHPTSSPKSL from the coding sequence ATGGATCTGATCGAAGGGGACTACATCCGGGAACCCGGGGAAATCCGTGAGTACCTGTCCGGCGATCCGAGGATCCTGGGCCCTGCTTTCCTTGGTGCTGTGTTGACCCACCATTCTGCAGCAGGCACGGTGTCGGTGCGGCTCACAGAGGTTGAGGCGTACATGGGACCCCGCGACTCCGTCACGCCGGATCCGGGTTCGCACACCTACGGCGGCCCTACGCCGCGCAATGCGCCCATGTTCGGACCGCCGGGATACCTCTACGTGTACTTCACCTACGGGATGCATTACTGCGCCAACATCGTTTGCGGCCCCGCAGGTTCGGCATCGGCCCTCCTTCTGCGTGCGGGCAAAATTCTGGAGGGCGAAGGACTCGCGGCACTGCGGAGGCCGGCTGCGAAAACCAGCAAGGACCTGGCAAGCGGTCCGGCCAAGCTCGCTTCCGCGTTGGGGCTCACGACGGCGGACACCGGCCGTGACGCGCTCGCAGAACCCTTCAGTTTGTGGTTGCCCCAGCGGCCCGCGCCCGCTGTAGCAAGCGGCCCGCGGGTGGGGGTAGCCGGCCCCGGCGGCAGCACGGACTATCCCTGGAGATTCTGGGTTGAAGATGACCCGACCGTCTCCCGGTACAAAGCAGCAAAACCACGGAAACGCGATCCCGCCGTCCAAGCCTTCCCGGCAGATGACCCCCACCCCACCAGTTCACCAAAATCGCTGTAG